A genomic region of Micropterus dolomieu isolate WLL.071019.BEF.003 ecotype Adirondacks linkage group LG11, ASM2129224v1, whole genome shotgun sequence contains the following coding sequences:
- the rtn1a gene encoding reticulon-1a isoform X3: MGAAAIDLLYWRNVKQSGAVFSSVLLLLFSLTQFSVVSVGAYLALAALSATISFRIYKSVLQAVQKTDEGHPFKAYLEIDLALSQDQISKYADKILLYTNTCMKELRRLFLVQDLVDSLKFAVLMWLLTYVGALFNGLTLLILAVVSMFTMPVVYEKHQAQIDQYVGLIRTQVNSVVGKIQAKIPGAKRKEE, encoded by the exons ATGGGAGCCGCAG CGATTGACTTGCTCTACTGGAGGAATGTGAAGCAGTCGGGGGCCGTGTTCAGCAGCGTgcttctgctcctcttctccCTGACCCAGTTCAGCGTGGTCAGTGTCGGAGCCTACTTAGCCCTGGCAGCCCTCTCTGCCACCATCAGCTTCAGGATCTACAAGTCTGTACTGCAGGCTGTGCAGAAGACCGATGAAGGACATCCTTTCAA AGCCTACCTGGAGATTGATCTCGCCCTATCCCAGGACCAGATTAGTAAATATGCTGACAAAATCCTGCTGTACACCAACACCTGTATGAAGGAGCTCCGCAGGTTGTTCCTCGTACAAGATCTGGTCGACTCCTTGAAG TTTGCGGTTCTGATGTGGCTGCTGACCTACGTGGGTGCTCTCTTCAACGGCCTGACACTGCTCATCCTAG CTGTGGTCTCCATGTTCACCATGCCCGTGGTGTACGAGAAACATCAG GCACAGATTGATCAATATGTGGGACTAATACGGACCCAGGTCAACTCTGTGGTGGGGAA GATCCAAGCAAAGATCCCCGGGGCCAAGAGGAAGGAGGAGtag
- the rtn1a gene encoding reticulon-1a isoform X2, producing the protein MQATADVTKKESSWSGWKGQAIDLLYWRNVKQSGAVFSSVLLLLFSLTQFSVVSVGAYLALAALSATISFRIYKSVLQAVQKTDEGHPFKAYLEIDLALSQDQISKYADKILLYTNTCMKELRRLFLVQDLVDSLKFAVLMWLLTYVGALFNGLTLLILAVVSMFTMPVVYEKHQAQIDQYVGLIRTQVNSVVGKIQAKIPGAKRKEE; encoded by the exons CGATTGACTTGCTCTACTGGAGGAATGTGAAGCAGTCGGGGGCCGTGTTCAGCAGCGTgcttctgctcctcttctccCTGACCCAGTTCAGCGTGGTCAGTGTCGGAGCCTACTTAGCCCTGGCAGCCCTCTCTGCCACCATCAGCTTCAGGATCTACAAGTCTGTACTGCAGGCTGTGCAGAAGACCGATGAAGGACATCCTTTCAA AGCCTACCTGGAGATTGATCTCGCCCTATCCCAGGACCAGATTAGTAAATATGCTGACAAAATCCTGCTGTACACCAACACCTGTATGAAGGAGCTCCGCAGGTTGTTCCTCGTACAAGATCTGGTCGACTCCTTGAAG TTTGCGGTTCTGATGTGGCTGCTGACCTACGTGGGTGCTCTCTTCAACGGCCTGACACTGCTCATCCTAG CTGTGGTCTCCATGTTCACCATGCCCGTGGTGTACGAGAAACATCAG GCACAGATTGATCAATATGTGGGACTAATACGGACCCAGGTCAACTCTGTGGTGGGGAA GATCCAAGCAAAGATCCCCGGGGCCAAGAGGAAGGAGGAGtag